The following coding sequences are from one Saprospiraceae bacterium window:
- a CDS encoding YfhO family protein has translation MNKTFWQSLIPHAICVALFWIIAVVFFYPYLQGKVLQQSDTTMWEASSKESLDYRKETGESALWNTRMFGGMPTYQITSPAKSNYLVYVQSALALFTSGPLYYFILFSICSYIFYLALSMPVWIAFVGAISSAYVTSNFLLFATGHNTKILVIAYTGLILAGIIQAFKGNRYWGLILFGFGVAFNIMNNHVQMTYYALIMTIPLVLFLIYDNIKGKNITRFGITSGLMIVAGLVALGASASLLWTTYEYAEDTMRGKPILSAKEGVVKSSSEVEGLEWNYAMAWSNGMPDVLASFIPGFAGGSSGESLDKDSYTARDLRSKGYQPPKEFKAPLYWGPLPFTGGPFYLGAIMLFLFVLGIMLVQDYRRWWLIIGIGLSLLLSMGKNLEWFNKLFFDYFPLYNKFRAPSSIASVTSFFFPILGILALGIIAKEGEDKNEMTKKIWLSAALTGGFCLLMAILGPLFYNFNGLNDAEYVQQGFNPDALIKDRISLLRTDAFRSAIFIALAAGILYLWKKKTFNLQVSMIILTTLVLMDFGGVSNRYLSWDSFVKKSTAKSTFEPRAVDSQILQDKSNYRVLDLTINTFNTSINSYFFRSIGGNHAAKLQRFQDLIDHQIQGDIQKLSQALSDPAFQTNDSVRLNTMSSLKSLNMLNTKYFILGQPGKEVPLVNPAALGNAWFVKSIETVGNANEEIEKINSTDVSNTAIVSNEFDAVMTSKSFDGTGAIKLEDMKPNEIKYTSESGQPQFAVFSEIWYGPNKGWKATIDGQPAEIIRADYLLRGLQVPAGKHEIVFSFEPRSFYLGEKISMLCSILMIGLIGVIVFREFKKKAAEK, from the coding sequence ATGAACAAAACGTTTTGGCAATCTCTCATTCCGCACGCTATTTGTGTGGCTTTATTTTGGATAATCGCTGTTGTATTTTTTTACCCTTACCTGCAGGGTAAAGTATTGCAACAGTCTGACACTACCATGTGGGAAGCTTCATCCAAAGAATCGTTGGATTATCGCAAGGAAACAGGGGAATCCGCTCTTTGGAACACAAGGATGTTCGGAGGTATGCCTACTTACCAAATCACATCACCTGCGAAATCTAACTATCTAGTATATGTTCAAAGCGCGTTGGCATTGTTCACTAGCGGTCCTTTGTATTACTTTATCTTGTTTTCCATTTGTTCATATATCTTTTATCTGGCCTTAAGTATGCCGGTATGGATAGCATTTGTCGGAGCTATAAGCTCTGCTTATGTCACGAGTAATTTTTTATTGTTTGCCACAGGTCACAATACTAAAATACTGGTGATTGCATACACAGGTCTCATCCTGGCAGGAATCATCCAAGCATTCAAGGGGAATAGATATTGGGGCTTGATTTTATTTGGATTTGGAGTTGCATTCAACATTATGAACAATCACGTGCAAATGACCTACTATGCACTGATCATGACCATTCCTTTGGTTTTGTTTCTCATCTATGACAACATTAAAGGTAAGAATATAACAAGATTCGGAATCACAAGTGGATTGATGATTGTAGCCGGGCTTGTCGCCTTGGGTGCATCTGCATCTTTACTTTGGACTACTTATGAATACGCTGAAGATACGATGCGTGGGAAACCGATTTTGAGTGCTAAAGAAGGCGTTGTTAAAAGTTCATCCGAGGTAGAAGGTCTTGAGTGGAATTATGCGATGGCGTGGAGCAACGGTATGCCGGATGTATTAGCATCCTTTATACCTGGATTTGCAGGAGGTAGTTCAGGAGAAAGTCTGGATAAAGATTCGTACACTGCCAGGGATCTTCGGAGTAAAGGATACCAGCCCCCTAAAGAATTCAAAGCGCCATTGTACTGGGGACCCTTGCCATTTACAGGAGGCCCGTTCTATCTTGGAGCCATCATGTTATTTCTTTTTGTACTAGGGATCATGCTCGTTCAAGATTACAGAAGGTGGTGGCTCATTATTGGAATCGGATTGAGTCTTCTCCTATCTATGGGAAAAAATTTGGAGTGGTTTAATAAATTATTTTTCGATTACTTTCCTCTCTACAATAAATTTCGAGCCCCTAGCAGTATAGCTTCAGTTACATCCTTCTTCTTTCCAATTTTGGGTATTCTCGCCTTGGGAATTATTGCCAAGGAGGGTGAGGATAAAAACGAAATGACTAAAAAAATATGGCTGAGTGCTGCTCTCACCGGTGGATTTTGCTTGCTGATGGCTATTTTGGGACCTTTGTTTTATAATTTTAATGGTTTGAATGACGCTGAATATGTTCAGCAGGGATTCAATCCTGATGCATTGATAAAAGATAGAATCTCCCTATTGAGAACTGACGCATTCAGATCAGCAATTTTTATTGCCCTTGCTGCTGGAATTTTATACCTCTGGAAAAAAAAAACTTTCAATCTGCAAGTCAGTATGATTATTTTAACTACACTTGTATTGATGGACTTCGGAGGAGTATCCAACAGGTATCTCAGTTGGGACAGCTTTGTAAAAAAATCTACAGCCAAAAGCACTTTTGAACCTCGCGCTGTTGATAGCCAGATCCTCCAAGATAAATCCAATTATAGAGTGCTTGATCTAACGATCAATACGTTCAATACATCAATCAACTCGTACTTTTTCAGAAGTATAGGAGGTAATCATGCCGCTAAATTGCAGCGATTCCAAGACTTGATAGATCATCAGATTCAGGGAGATATCCAAAAACTTTCGCAGGCGCTCTCCGATCCTGCTTTCCAAACAAACGACAGTGTCCGATTGAATACGATGTCTTCTTTGAAAAGCCTCAACATGTTGAATACGAAATACTTCATCCTAGGTCAACCCGGTAAAGAGGTACCTCTTGTCAATCCTGCAGCCTTAGGAAATGCTTGGTTCGTTAAGAGTATTGAAACTGTGGGAAATGCAAATGAAGAAATAGAAAAAATCAATTCAACAGATGTAAGCAATACTGCAATTGTTTCCAATGAATTTGATGCTGTCATGACTTCCAAAAGTTTTGATGGAACAGGAGCTATCAAACTGGAAGACATGAAGCCAAACGAAATCAAATATACCTCCGAATCTGGTCAACCACAGTTTGCTGTTTTTTCTGAGATTTGGTATGGACCAAACAAAGGTTGGAAAGCTACAATTGACGGCCAACCCGCAGAGATCATTAGAGCTGATTATTTATTGAGAGGTTTACAAGTGCCGGCAGGTAAGCATGAGATTGTATTTTCATTTGAACCTCGCAGTTTTTATTTGGGCGAAAAAATTTCAATGTTGTGTTCCATCTTAATGATCGGATTAATCGGAGTGATTGTCTTTAGAGAATTCAAGAAAAAAGCTGCTGAAAAATAA
- a CDS encoding 1-acyl-sn-glycerol-3-phosphate acyltransferase has translation MLYRIFKLWMKLCLQFYFRKTLVAGVEHIPTKGPVLFLSNHPNSFLEACIIACFQPRELHFLVRGDMFEKKWLKPILELTHQIPIFRMKDGFEKLKQNKSTFSRSFEILHEGKCILMFPEASTMYVPYMRPLQKGAARLACGTVEEFNTPNLNVICCGIHFTGAPYWRKEMILEFSNPIEINQYLQSKGNEEKLSYLTQKFSQTLQAKCISFQTDEDRIHQDHLVELELSQSKINSSKSQNLEIIEQIRTTISNYREKKYGSDFASILADYHQDYRNTREVNSYHTAQNLTLKYMLFLASAFLAVPAIICYWLWFWMIKKWAKKAIKHIEFYAPVRIVISAFAHLIFSILIFILLLEFVPLSYSILILVVLQVSLYFSVKATDIWKEIRWHVHTPSKYQKSKGRTAFEWLKRRV, from the coding sequence ATGTTGTATAGGATTTTCAAGCTGTGGATGAAACTTTGTCTGCAGTTTTATTTCAGAAAAACCTTAGTGGCAGGTGTTGAACATATACCGACAAAGGGTCCCGTCTTATTTCTTAGTAATCATCCTAATTCTTTCCTGGAAGCTTGCATTATCGCTTGTTTTCAACCCAGAGAACTTCACTTTCTTGTAAGAGGAGATATGTTTGAAAAAAAATGGTTGAAGCCTATTCTTGAGCTTACACATCAGATTCCAATTTTCAGAATGAAAGATGGATTTGAAAAACTCAAACAAAATAAAAGTACTTTTTCAAGATCTTTCGAAATCCTTCACGAGGGCAAATGCATCCTCATGTTCCCTGAAGCCAGTACGATGTATGTGCCTTACATGAGACCATTACAAAAGGGTGCTGCAAGATTAGCCTGTGGCACCGTAGAAGAATTTAATACTCCGAATTTAAATGTGATTTGCTGTGGCATACACTTTACCGGTGCACCTTATTGGAGAAAAGAAATGATATTGGAATTCAGTAATCCGATTGAAATCAATCAATACTTGCAATCAAAAGGAAATGAGGAAAAATTATCTTACCTGACCCAAAAATTCTCGCAAACATTACAAGCCAAGTGCATTTCATTTCAGACTGATGAGGACAGAATCCACCAAGACCATTTGGTTGAATTGGAATTGTCTCAATCAAAAATAAATTCATCCAAGTCTCAAAATTTAGAAATTATTGAACAGATACGCACCACGATTTCAAATTACAGAGAAAAAAAGTATGGGTCAGATTTTGCATCAATATTGGCAGACTATCACCAGGACTATAGAAATACCAGGGAGGTAAATTCTTACCATACTGCTCAAAATCTCACCTTGAAATATATGCTTTTTCTCGCCAGTGCATTTTTGGCGGTGCCTGCTATTATTTGCTATTGGTTATGGTTCTGGATGATTAAAAAATGGGCAAAAAAAGCAATCAAACACATTGAATTTTATGCCCCGGTAAGAATCGTGATTTCCGCTTTTGCTCATTTGATTTTCAGTATTCTCATTTTTATATTATTGCTTGAATTTGTGCCACTCTCCTATTCTATTCTAATCCTCGTAGTATTGCAGGTGTCATTATATTTTAGCGTGAAAGCTACAGACATTTGGAAGGAAATCCGATGGCATGTACATACACCCTCAAAATATCAAAAATCAAAAGGCCGTACTGCTTTTGAATGGCTCAAAAGGAGAGTTTAA
- the miaA gene encoding tRNA (adenosine(37)-N6)-dimethylallyltransferase MiaA — MSKKRIIICGPTGIGKSGMAFELARYWNIPIISADSRQIFKYLNIGTAKPSIEILLKIKHYFIDECELDESYSAGRFANECRKVEEQLYQKDDKILICGGTGFYLKAYLEGLDGLPKSEISTKEKIELLWKQNGIQALQELLLALDPETYGTIDLQNPRRLSRALEICLTTGKSVTEAASPKTTNTSTEPNTFSFYLNCDREELYTKINQRTEQMIEEGLYSEFLKYKSYSNTQAMQTVGYKEWLEYENENYSFDETVEKIKQHTRNYAKRQITWFNKFHQGQVIHPEDIQKVIDTVDIDS; from the coding sequence ATGTCAAAAAAACGAATCATCATTTGTGGTCCAACAGGTATTGGAAAGTCGGGGATGGCTTTTGAATTGGCGAGATATTGGAATATTCCAATCATATCAGCAGATAGTCGCCAGATATTTAAATACTTAAACATAGGCACTGCAAAACCAAGTATTGAAATCTTACTTAAAATCAAACATTATTTTATTGACGAATGTGAATTAGATGAAAGTTATAGTGCAGGCAGATTTGCAAATGAGTGCCGTAAAGTGGAAGAGCAACTCTACCAAAAAGATGACAAAATATTAATTTGTGGCGGAACCGGATTTTATTTGAAAGCATATCTGGAAGGATTGGACGGGCTACCCAAAAGTGAAATAAGTACCAAGGAAAAAATTGAATTGTTGTGGAAACAAAATGGAATCCAGGCACTGCAAGAATTACTTCTTGCATTGGATCCTGAAACTTATGGTACAATTGATTTGCAAAACCCAAGACGCTTATCCCGAGCCCTTGAAATTTGTCTCACTACCGGAAAAAGTGTTACCGAAGCAGCATCTCCTAAAACCACAAATACATCTACGGAACCAAATACGTTTTCATTTTATCTGAATTGCGACAGAGAAGAATTGTACACAAAGATCAATCAACGTACCGAACAAATGATTGAAGAAGGATTATATTCTGAATTTCTGAAGTACAAATCTTACTCGAATACTCAGGCTATGCAAACTGTTGGGTATAAAGAATGGTTAGAGTACGAAAATGAAAATTATTCCTTTGATGAAACAGTGGAGAAAATTAAGCAGCACACTAGAAATTATGCAAAACGTCAGATCACTTGGTTTAATAAATTCCATCAAGGGCAAGTCATTCATCCGGAAGATATCCAAAAAGTGATTGATACCGTAGATATAGATTCATAA
- a CDS encoding DUF2207 domain-containing protein, with amino-acid sequence MRFSAFVFLLLLSAFRISAQGNIYSIKNYDVNIQISKDGVLDVTETLDINFHTERHGIIRAIPAKYHFNHSNADSSGIKYRSDGHSYNTYITDVQVSGHSFSKKYTGDYLTLKIGSPRAFVSGDHRYVIHYKIHGAINFFQDKSELYFNIIGHEWDEPIEKGSFQIQLHDNPEKILPFFVASGPVGSQANITSTTWANTQKLSGTFQNTLQPHEGITVGIAFPADFLIYENYANKFNWLLFALPAILLGIFYSIWTKWGKDYSFSLQTEFYPPEGINPSIAGYLIDDKLDKKDLTALIPYWGQKGFLSLKETTHKDRSIFSKKLDYTFSKLKELDSDASEAEKTIFNGIFEQGPQVNLSDLKERFYVYMKIADSDIRHQVDSSKYYYESSNIWKWLMLAISLLLLVGGLLLTFISFGVMIPMLKWAGLGMALGAIAGFIIFRYMPKKTIVGTDIYKKLVGFKEFISKVEKDKLEFFLKQDPAYFDKVLPYAIVFNQADLWKKKFKDLEIDPPQWYVGSTPNVYYYSYLHDLDRGLNEMSSTFYSTPQIDYSASSGSSWSSGGGFGGGGGGFSGGGFGGGGGSSW; translated from the coding sequence ATGAGATTTTCTGCCTTTGTCTTTTTGCTTTTATTAAGTGCTTTTCGCATAAGTGCTCAGGGAAATATTTATAGCATAAAGAATTATGATGTAAATATTCAGATCTCAAAAGATGGTGTTCTGGATGTAACTGAAACACTGGACATCAATTTTCACACTGAAAGACATGGCATCATCCGGGCTATCCCTGCAAAATATCATTTCAATCACTCCAACGCGGATAGCTCCGGAATCAAATATAGAAGTGATGGTCATTCTTATAATACTTACATCACAGATGTACAGGTATCGGGTCATTCCTTTTCAAAAAAATATACCGGAGATTATTTAACCCTCAAGATAGGCTCACCAAGAGCTTTTGTCTCAGGTGATCATCGTTATGTAATTCATTACAAAATACATGGCGCGATCAACTTCTTTCAGGACAAATCAGAATTGTATTTTAACATCATAGGTCATGAGTGGGATGAGCCAATTGAAAAAGGAAGTTTTCAAATTCAGCTACATGATAATCCTGAAAAAATTCTTCCATTTTTTGTCGCTAGCGGACCCGTTGGATCTCAGGCAAATATCACCTCAACTACCTGGGCCAATACACAAAAACTCAGCGGCACATTCCAAAATACGCTTCAACCACATGAAGGCATTACAGTAGGCATCGCTTTTCCTGCAGATTTTTTAATTTATGAAAATTATGCCAACAAATTTAATTGGTTATTATTTGCATTACCTGCTATATTACTAGGAATTTTTTATAGCATCTGGACTAAATGGGGAAAAGATTATTCTTTTAGTCTTCAAACTGAATTTTATCCTCCAGAAGGAATCAATCCTTCAATTGCCGGGTATCTCATTGACGACAAACTGGATAAAAAAGACCTTACAGCTTTAATTCCTTACTGGGGACAAAAAGGTTTCCTCAGCTTAAAAGAAACTACCCATAAAGACAGATCGATTTTCAGTAAAAAATTGGATTATACTTTTTCAAAATTGAAAGAATTGGATAGTGATGCATCCGAAGCTGAAAAAACGATATTTAACGGAATATTTGAGCAAGGACCACAAGTTAATTTAAGCGATCTAAAAGAGCGTTTTTATGTTTACATGAAGATAGCAGATTCAGATATCCGCCATCAAGTGGATTCTTCCAAATATTATTATGAAAGCAGCAATATTTGGAAATGGCTCATGCTTGCAATCTCACTTTTATTATTAGTAGGTGGTTTACTATTGACATTTATTTCTTTCGGAGTGATGATACCAATGCTCAAATGGGCTGGTCTCGGAATGGCACTGGGAGCCATTGCTGGCTTCATTATATTTCGATATATGCCCAAAAAGACCATTGTCGGTACAGATATTTATAAAAAACTTGTAGGTTTTAAAGAATTCATTTCGAAAGTTGAAAAAGACAAATTGGAATTTTTCTTAAAACAGGACCCGGCATATTTTGACAAAGTGCTCCCCTATGCGATTGTTTTTAATCAAGCTGATTTGTGGAAGAAAAAATTTAAAGATCTTGAAATCGATCCACCTCAATGGTACGTAGGAAGCACACCTAATGTATATTATTACAGTTATCTACATGATTTAGACAGAGGATTAAATGAAATGAGTTCTACTTTCTACAGCACCCCTCAAATTGATTATAGTGCCAGCAGTGGAAGTAGCTGGAGCAGTGGAGGTGGATTTGGAGGTGGAGGCGGAGGCTTCAGTGGAGGTGGATTTGGAGGTGGAGGCGGTAGCAGTTGGTAA